One genomic region from Ptychodera flava strain L36383 chromosome 5, AS_Pfla_20210202, whole genome shotgun sequence encodes:
- the LOC139133828 gene encoding uncharacterized protein: MAAYSQIFRKEVLLVLSFISLFAAFALYQYGYESQPLSSITYNLRPIARTRDNGTNLTTASRYLMPALMFPASGPQHNYKRFREVLPFVALQNRTLVAYPIRNHRTHNNAREARNLSKTFDIELLKQFVPVVTPYEFFRQCNGSAVVVDRHKQAKRGNLLKEIYRDTGLLFQDIKLDKKNSAKKLTFARQPSSLWEYPCIIYRPRSVQYDNLAQWKKTAKEGYRYLKKAPYLRSMGEEGARHICKEYLALHWRNRSGEWCMWGKPHLCNFTRLNLVSESPQLVKAFLNFMKLKNISCVYLAFPPFAKRMHDILRPHIPQLYTKEDLIKTVPSIAAYKNDNFVISLVEQEIVKRAVIFIGCSHSAWTKFAMLERADMNRRTISLRAIKGMPEGVLAIN; encoded by the exons ATCACTTACAACCTCAGGCCGATTGCTCGCACTCGTGACAATGGTACCAATCTGACTACTGCAAGCCGGTATCTTATGCCAGCCTTGATGTTCCCCGCTTCGGGTCCACAGCACAACTACAAGAGATTTAGGGAAGTCCTGCCCTTCGTAGCTTTACAAAACCGCACCCTTGTCGCATACCCGATACGGAATCACAGAACTCACAACAACGCCAGGGAAGCCCGAAACCTTAGCAAAACGTTTGATATCGAACTTCTCAAACAGTTCGTGCCTGTTGTGACACCATACGAATTTTTCAGGCAGTGCAACGGAAGCGCAGTCGTGGTGGATCGACACAAACAAGCTAAGAGGGGTAATTTACTGAAAGAAATTTATCGTGACACAGGATTGCTTTTTCAAGATATTAAACTTGACAAAAAAAACTCCGCGAAAAAATTAACATTCGCAAGACAACCATCATCTCTGTGGGAATACCCTTGCATCATATATCGACCTCGATCCGTACAGTACGATAACTTAGCCCAATGGAAAAAGACTGCTAAAGAAGGGTATCGTTATCTTAAAAAGGCGCCATATTTACGCTCAATGGGAGAGGAAGGTGCGCGACATATCTGTAAAGAATATCTTGCCTTGCACTGGAGAAATCGTTCGGGAGAATG GTGTATGTGGGGTAAACCGCATTTATGTAATTTCACAAGGTTGAATCTGGTCTCGGAGAGTCCTCAGCTTGTCAAGGCCTTCCTAAATTTTATGAAGTTAAAAAATATATCTTGCGTTTATCTTGCATTCCCGCCTTTCGCCAAG AGAATGCATGATATTTTACGACCACATATTCCACAGCTGTACACCAAGGAAGACTTGATTAAGACAGTGCCTAGCATTGCCGCCTATAAGAATGATAATTTTGTGATAtctttggtcgaacaagagatTGTTAAAA GAGCTGTAATATTCATCGGTTGTAGCCATTCGGCCTGGACAAAATTTGCAATGTTGGAAAGAGCTGACATGAATAGAAGAACCATAAGTCTGAGAGCTATCAAAGGCATGCCGGAAGGAGTCTTGGCGATAAATTGA
- the LOC139133829 gene encoding uncharacterized protein, whose product MILNCSCTLPVRLSPPNIQTAPVVPKPWRKRTTLGHDPSGCALHGGICKLNIRKLCVKEKSLDNATTSPINNGFHTSIHHQQFTGVVMSVVGGLAVLIVALIALVVFLWCRRNKLGHEYATPLPVRQYQTEKGNVSSVDIPVDQSGYTDLSQGNRLPEHAYQSLTLGGYGPHDGNHQSEDSYTELRDIPVAPYQSLRFEQALEQASDHGYTELTHDTELRTHEYEKLKRN is encoded by the exons ATGATCCTCAATTGTAGCTGTACACTTCCTGTACGGTTGTCACCACCTAATATTCAAACGGCACCAGTCGTTCCAAAACCTTGGAGGAAAAGAACTACATTAGGGCACGATCCATCGGGGTGTGCCTTACATggaggaatatgcaaattaaatatcaGAAAACTGTGTG tAAAAGAAAAATCCCTCGACAACGCAACAACCTCACCCATCAACAACGGCTTCCATACTTCAATCCACCACCAGCAGTTTACTGGAG tCGTTATGTCTGTGGTTGGTGGACTGGCTGTATTAATAGTGGCCTTAATTGCCTTAGTGGTTTTCCTTTGGTGCAGGAG GAACAAACTAGGGCATGAATACGCCACCCCCTTACCGGTAAGGCAATACCAAACTGAGAAGGGAAATGTTTCTTCAGTAGATATTCCAGTAGACCAGTCCGGTTATACAGATCTGTCACAAGGTAATCGCCTTCCCGAGCATGCCTACCAGAGTCTCACTCTAGGGGGCTATGGGCCTCATGACGGCAATCACCAATCAGAGGACTCATACACAGAATTAAGAGATATACCTGTTGCACCATACCAAAGCCTTAGATTTGAACAGGCCTTAGAACAGGCATCTGATCATGGTTACACTGAGCTAACTCACGATACTGAACTCAGAACACACGAATATGAAAAGCTGAAGAGAAATTAA